In Chitinibacter sp. FCG-7, the genomic stretch GTTTTCAGTCGCTCTTGCAACTGGGCCAGCGTGTCATCAAAGTGCACGCGCAAGGTGTGTTGATCATTTTCGCGCATGCCCTGCACTTCACGCGCCGCGGCATGGACGAGTTTGCGCGCCAGATAGCGCCCGCCCGCTTCATCCAGTGCAATCCATTTCAGATAATCGAGTTCGGCGGCGATCAGCTGCGCCAGATGTTGCTGCAGCTCGCTCTTTTGCAATTGCGCCTCCACATGCCTGAGCACGGCATCAAGCAGATGCTGGTGTGTGCCGCTGTACCTGACCCACTGCAAAACCTCGGCCGCCGGTGCAGACAGATCGATTTTACCCAGCTGGCTGCGCAGCAATTCACGTAGGCGCAGCTGCATCTGCGTTTCGCTCAGGCTGTGCAAAATATAATGAAATAACAGCGCCAACTGATCGGTGCTATTGCGGGCGTTGGCAGGCTGCATCAGCCAGGCAGACAATTGCGCGGCAGGGTTGAATTCACTCACCTTGGCCATAATGCGCTCGGTGGATAGAAAATGCGCTTCGATAAATTCGCCCAGACTATCGGCGATGCGGTGCTTATTTTTCGGGATAATCGCCGTGTGCGGAATCGGCAGATTCATCGGCTGGCGAAACAGCGCAGTGACGGCAAACCAGTCGGCCAGGCCACCGACCAGCGCGGCCTCGGCAAAGGCTTCGATAAAACCCAGCCAGCGCCAATCCGGGTACTGCATGCGCAGCCAGATCACCCAGACCAGCAGCAGCGCCATGGCAATCAACAGCCCGGTAGCTCGGCGCTTCATGGCGCGCAGGCGTGCTAATTTGGCGGAATAAAGCGCAGTGGCCATGGCAGATACCTTGCGTAAGGGCTTGCCTTGAGTTTACGCAAAATTAAGCCGAACGTCTTGTCGGGCAGCAAA encodes the following:
- a CDS encoding DUF445 domain-containing protein encodes the protein MATALYSAKLARLRAMKRRATGLLIAMALLLVWVIWLRMQYPDWRWLGFIEAFAEAALVGGLADWFAVTALFRQPMNLPIPHTAIIPKNKHRIADSLGEFIEAHFLSTERIMAKVSEFNPAAQLSAWLMQPANARNSTDQLALLFHYILHSLSETQMQLRLRELLRSQLGKIDLSAPAAEVLQWVRYSGTHQHLLDAVLRHVEAQLQKSELQQHLAQLIAAELDYLKWIALDEAGGRYLARKLVHAAAREVQGMRENDQHTLRVHFDDTLAQLQERLKTDPDLQARLAGAQQKMLSDPALMNTLDQVWLNVISMLSGQLKEPDSALRSKLAQGLSHLAQRLANDEILSDWLNRHARIAAGQLVKRYRRQIGNFIAEQLKAWDDEVMVERLEVNVGVDLQFVRVNGTLVGGLIGVSLYGLHQLLV